The nucleotide sequence CCCCGTTGTTGCTGCTCACCTCGTGCTCCTCCTGCTGGGTGGAAGAGGCAGCAGCGGCCCAAGTGGTGGCCTCGCAAACCTCCTGCTGAGCTGGGGAGAAGAGGGTGGCGAGGCGCAGGAGCCGCGCGAGATCGGCGCCAGGGCGATGCGAGCTTGTGCATCAGCTGCGGCCGCCATCGCCCACCCGCTAAGGCCGCCGTCAACTGCACCCCGACACTGGCCGGAAGAACCGTGTGATGAcgaaggagagaggggggaggaggagggaggggccgaCGACGCGGGGGAGGAGAAGACGCGGCCGAGGCGAGTGGGGAGAAGAGGGGCGGCGCCATGGGAGAGGATGGAGGGAGcggggaggagaacggggcggagTGGGCGCAGGGTCTTTTTCACTATTCTGACCCTTTCAACGAACTTTGTTTCACGATCTGATTCTTTTAGCAACGTCACAGCCTGCGACGTTTCTGTCCAACATAGAAACGCCGAGATAGTTAGCG is from Triticum aestivum cultivar Chinese Spring chromosome 3A, IWGSC CS RefSeq v2.1, whole genome shotgun sequence and encodes:
- the LOC123061284 gene encoding uncharacterized protein isoform X3, translating into MAPPLFSPLASAASSPPPRRRPLPPPPPSLLRHHTVLPASVGVQLTAALAGGRWRPQLMHKLASPWRRSRAAPAPRHPLLPSSAGGLRGHHLGRCCLFHPAGGARGEQQQRGQATSGRVCGGAHIRPPEGKEQRSERRSNQRRRKTRPLSYVPATSPTASARTRCKQLGVIKKRVSIAQNRKNLLDRTKSREEVCELRDD
- the LOC123061284 gene encoding uncharacterized protein isoform X4, producing the protein MAPPLFSPLASAASSPPPRRRPLPPPPPSLLRHHTVLPASVGVQLTAALAGGRWRPQLMHKLASPWRRSRAAPAPRHPLLPSSAGGLRGHHLGRCCLFHPAGGARGEQQQRGQATSGRVCGGAHIRPPEGKEQRSERRSNQRRRKTRPLSYVPATSPTASARTRCKLGVIKKRVSIAQNRKNLLDRTKSREEVCELRDD
- the LOC123061284 gene encoding uncharacterized protein isoform X5; amino-acid sequence: MAPPLFSPLASAASSPPPRRRPLPPPPPSLLRHHTVLPASVGVQLTAALAGGRWRPQLMHKLASPWRRSRAAPAPRHPLLPSSAGGLRGHHLGRCCLFHPAGGARGEQQQRGQATSGRVCGGAHIRPPEGKEQRSERRSNQRRRKTRPLSYVPATSPTASARTRCKQLGVIKKRVSIAQNRKVYIREPLDARSRMQGA
- the LOC123061284 gene encoding uncharacterized protein isoform X7 — encoded protein: MAPPLFSPLASAASSPPPRRRPLPPPPPSLLRHHTVLPASVGVQLTAALAGGRWRPQLMHKLASPWRRSRAAPAPRHPLLPSSAGGLRGHHLGRCCLFHPAGGARGEQQQRGQATSGRVCGGAHIRPPEGKEQRSERRSNQRRRKTRPLSYVPATSPTASARTRCKQLGVIKKRVSIAQNRKKKWKNYGSTIFMGY
- the LOC123061284 gene encoding uncharacterized protein isoform X1 yields the protein MAPPLFSPLASAASSPPPRRRPLPPPPPSLLRHHTVLPASVGVQLTAALAGGRWRPQLMHKLASPWRRSRAAPAPRHPLLPSSAGGLRGHHLGRCCLFHPAGGARGEQQQRGQATSGRVCGGAHIRPPEGKEQRSERRSNQRRRKTRPLSYVPATSPTASARTRCKQLGVIKKRVSIAQNRKPFHSRHHFPFVWDPILKMLGSVCLAFY
- the LOC123061284 gene encoding uncharacterized protein isoform X9, with product MAPPLFSPLASAASSPPPRRRPLPPPPPSLLRHHTVLPASVGVQLTAALAGGRWRPQLMHKLASPWRRSRAAPAPRHPLLPSSAGGLRGHHLGRCCLFHPAGGARGEQQQRGQATSGRVCGGAHIRPPEGKEQRSERRSNQRRRKTRPLSYVPATSPTASARTRCKQLGVIKKRVSIAQNRKDARSRMQGA
- the LOC123061284 gene encoding uncharacterized protein isoform X6; the encoded protein is MAPPLFSPLASAASSPPPRRRPLPPPPPSLLRHHTVLPASVGVQLTAALAGGRWRPQLMHKLASPWRRSRAAPAPRHPLLPSSAGGLRGHHLGRCCLFHPAGGARGEQQQRGQATSGRVCGGAHIRPPEGKEQRSERRSNQRRRKTRPLSYVPATSPTASARTRCKLGVIKKRVSIAQNRKVYIREPLDARSRMQGA
- the LOC123061284 gene encoding uncharacterized protein isoform X8; protein product: MAPPLFSPLASAASSPPPRRRPLPPPPPSLLRHHTVLPASVGVQLTAALAGGRWRPQLMHKLASPWRRSRAAPAPRHPLLPSSAGGLRGHHLGRCCLFHPAGGARGEQQQRGQATSGRVCGGAHIRPPEGKEQRSERRSNQRRRKTRPLSYVPATSPTASARTRCKLGVIKKRVSIAQNRKKKWKNYGSTIFMGY
- the LOC123061284 gene encoding uncharacterized protein isoform X10 → MAPPLFSPLASAASSPPPRRRPLPPPPPSLLRHHTVLPASVGVQLTAALAGGRWRPQLMHKLASPWRRSRAAPAPRHPLLPSSAGGLRGHHLGRCCLFHPAGGARGEQQQRGQATSGRVCGGAHIRPPEGKEQRSERRSNQRRRKTRPLSYVPATSPTASARTRCKLGVIKKRVSIAQNRKDARSRMQGA
- the LOC123061284 gene encoding uncharacterized protein isoform X2, which translates into the protein MAPPLFSPLASAASSPPPRRRPLPPPPPSLLRHHTVLPASVGVQLTAALAGGRWRPQLMHKLASPWRRSRAAPAPRHPLLPSSAGGLRGHHLGRCCLFHPAGGARGEQQQRGQATSGRVCGGAHIRPPEGKEQRSERRSNQRRRKTRPLSYVPATSPTASARTRCKLGVIKKRVSIAQNRKPFHSRHHFPFVWDPILKMLGSVCLAFY